A stretch of the Actinoalloteichus fjordicus genome encodes the following:
- the coaBC gene encoding bifunctional phosphopantothenoylcysteine decarboxylase/phosphopantothenate--cysteine ligase CoaBC, translating to MTTPETRQAPQAAESRSPEVVLGVGGGIAAYKACEVLRRLTESGHRVRVVPTASALRFVGAATFEALSGRPVHTDVFTDVPEVPHVRLGQTADLVVVAPATADLIAKAANGLADDLLTNTLLTARCPVLLVPAMHTEMWEHPATRANVATLRSRGVVVAEPASGRLTGADTGRGRLPDPAEIVELARLLLARRDALPRDLDGRRVLISAGGTREPLDPVRFLGNRSSGRQGYALARVAAQRGAEVTLVAANSELPAPAGVHVVRVGSAAELREEMLRLAAESDVVVMSAAVADFRPVSRAEHKMKKGAADPEALELTRNPDILVELVAGRRPGVVVVGFAAETGDVSGDVLHHGREKLRRKGCDLLVLNEVGEGRAFETEDNEGWLLYADGREQTLHRAAKSELASMVWDAVLRLLHA from the coding sequence GTGACCACACCGGAGACTCGGCAGGCTCCGCAGGCGGCGGAGTCCCGCTCGCCCGAGGTCGTGCTCGGGGTGGGCGGGGGCATCGCCGCCTACAAGGCGTGCGAGGTGCTGCGGCGTCTCACCGAGTCCGGCCATCGGGTTCGGGTGGTGCCGACGGCATCGGCACTGCGTTTCGTCGGAGCCGCGACCTTCGAGGCGCTCTCCGGCCGACCGGTGCACACCGACGTCTTCACCGACGTCCCCGAGGTCCCGCACGTCCGGCTGGGCCAGACCGCCGACCTGGTCGTGGTGGCGCCCGCCACGGCCGACCTGATCGCCAAGGCGGCCAACGGCCTGGCCGACGATCTGCTGACCAACACGTTGCTCACCGCGAGATGTCCCGTCCTGCTGGTGCCCGCGATGCACACCGAGATGTGGGAGCACCCCGCCACTCGGGCGAACGTCGCGACGCTTCGTTCGAGGGGCGTGGTGGTCGCGGAGCCCGCCAGCGGCAGGCTGACCGGTGCGGACACCGGTCGAGGCAGGCTGCCGGACCCGGCCGAGATCGTCGAGCTGGCTCGGCTGCTGCTGGCCAGGCGTGATGCGCTCCCGCGTGATCTCGACGGTCGTCGGGTGCTCATCTCGGCGGGCGGTACCCGCGAGCCGTTGGATCCCGTGCGCTTCCTCGGCAATCGGTCTTCTGGCAGACAGGGATACGCCCTGGCCAGGGTCGCCGCCCAACGCGGGGCAGAGGTCACCCTGGTTGCCGCGAACAGCGAGCTGCCTGCCCCGGCAGGCGTTCACGTCGTTCGGGTGGGCAGTGCGGCCGAGCTGCGCGAGGAGATGCTGCGGCTCGCCGCAGAGTCGGACGTGGTCGTCATGTCCGCCGCGGTCGCCGACTTTCGTCCGGTGAGCCGTGCTGAGCACAAGATGAAGAAGGGTGCCGCCGACCCCGAGGCACTCGAACTGACCCGCAACCCCGACATCCTCGTCGAGCTGGTCGCAGGCCGACGCCCCGGTGTCGTCGTCGTCGGCTTCGCCGCGGAGACGGGCGACGTGAGTGGTGACGTCCTGCATCACGGCAGGGAGAAGCTGCGCCGCAAGGGTTGCGACCTGCTCGTCCTCAACGAGGTCGGTGAAGGCCGGGCCTTCGAGACCGAGGACAACGAGGGCTGGCTCCTCTATGCGGACGGCCGTGAGCAGACGTTGCACCGGGCCGCGAAGTCGGAACTCGCGTCCATGGTGTGGGATGCGGTCTTGCGCCTGCTTCACGCTTGA